One Trichoderma asperellum chromosome 5, complete sequence genomic region harbors:
- a CDS encoding uncharacterized protein (EggNog:ENOG41~antiSMASH:Cluster_5.3~SMCOG1005:Drug resistance transporter, EmrB/QacA~TransMembrane:14 (i41-68o80-97i109-127o133-155i167-191o197-221i233-254o266-286i307-325o337-360i372-391o397-419i431-454o508-527i)) produces MSKQETEGSALPEVLTTGENIDSEGGSDPTKQEWKISKRTLFVFITICVLTLMVALDSTSIGVALPTISRALRSSGIETFWAGTGFLLCATVFQPNFVSFSNIFGRRPVFIVAIIFFFVGAVVAGVSKKVGQLLVGRCIQGIGGGGISAITEVLIADLVPMRYRGQYYGLMNAMWSVGSVTGPIIGGAFAGDASWRWIFYINFPFIGIGIFCVVVFMNLHFVPTSLAEKLRRIDYIGSIVFIASTTSFLIPLTWGGVLYSWDSWRTLVPLILGIAGIALFVVYEAFIAPNPIIPIELFNNRTAGVSYFSSALSGLLVWCIVYYMPLYFQAIKEYTPVLTGVCLFPQTFTVAPAGAFAGALITKTGRYRWSTWSGWALATLGLGLLCILKPGTSIPGWIFLNLVSGIGLGFLFPSVATAIQAATAPENVPMALALFSFFRSLGQAVGVAIGGVVFQNRMVANLLKYPNLAANATAYGADAAGLVDIIKAMPDGQDKHDIKVAFVDSLRIVWAVCCALAGVGLLLSLLVQKYDINQELSGDQGIIEKDHPQPNRENTEET; encoded by the exons ATGTCGAAGCAAGAAACAGAGGGCTCTGCTCTGCCAGAGGTTCTCACTACTGGTGAGAACATTGACTCTGAAGGCGGCAGTGACCCAACGAAGCAAGAATGGAAAATCTCAAAGCGCACGCTTTTCGTCTTCATTACCATCTGTGTCTTGACCCTCATGGTGGCTTTAGATAGCACATCCATTGGTGTGGCATTGCCG ACAATTTCTAGGGCTCTTCGTAGTTCCGGAATTGAGACCTTTTGGGCTGGTACTGGATTTCTGCTATGCGCGACAG TTTTTCAACCAAactttgtttccttttccaaCATTTTTGGCCGTCGACCTGTCTTCATCgttgccatcatcttctttttcgttgGAGCTGTAGTTGCTGGTGTCTCGAAGAAGGTTGGCCAGTTGCTGGTTGGCCGATGCATACAAGGTATTGGAGGCGGTGGTATCTCAGCCATCACTGAGGTGCTTATTGCCGACTTGGTGCCAATGCGGTATCGAGGACAATATTACGGCCTGATGAATGCCATGTGGAGTGTGGGATCCGTGACTGGCCCGATTATTGGAGGCGCATTCGCAGGTGACGCCTCATGG AGATGGATTTTTTACATCAACTTCCCTTTCATCGGCATTGGCATATTTTGTGTCGTTGTCTTCATGAATCTCCACTTTGTCCCGACATCACTGGCTGAGAAACTTCGTCGAATCGACTACATTGGTTCAAttgtcttcatcgccagcacaACATCTTTCCTCATTCCATTGACATGGGGCGGTGTCTTGTATAGTTGGGATTCGTGGAGAACACTGGTCCCCCTTATTCTTGGTATCGCCGGTATTGCCCTATTCGTCGTTTACGAAGCATTCATCGCCCCTAATCCAATCATTCCGATCGAACTATTCAACAATCGTACTGCTGGTGTTTCCTATTTCAGCTCTGCGCTCTCAGGACTGCTTGTGTGGTGTATTGTTTACTACATGCCGCTGTACTTCCAAGCTATAAAGGAATACACTCCAGTCTTGACTGGCGTATGTCTCTTCCCACAGACTTTCACTGTGGCGCCTGCTGGTGCTTTCGCTGGTGCGCTTATTACAAAGACTGGCAGGTATCGTTGGTCTACCTGGTCAGGTTGGGCTCTTGCAACTCTTGGTTTGGGCCTGCTCTGCATTCTGAAGCCAGGTACAAGCATACCTGGATGGATCTTCTTGAACCTGGTCTCAGGCATTGGCCTCGggtttctcttcccttcgGTCGCTACAGCCATCCAGGCAGCCACCGCTCCAGAGAATGTTCCTATGGCTTTAGCATTGTTCAGCTTCTTCCGGTCGCTCGGTCAGGCTGTGGGGGTGGCTATTGGAGGAGTGGTCTTCCAGAATCGCATGGTTGCCAACTTGCTCAAATACCCTAATCTTGCGGCAAACGCGACTGCTTATGGTGCAGACGCAGCAGGCTTGGTTGATATCATCAAGGCAATGCCTGATGGTCAGGACAAGCACGACATAAAGGTTGCTTTCGTGGATAGTCTGCGTATTGTTTGGGCAGTGTGCTGTGCACTGGCTGGAGTCGGCCTCCTCTTAAGTCTGCTCGTTCAGAAGTATGACATCAATCAGGAACTCAGTGGTGATCAAGGAATCATTGAAAAAGATCATCCTCAGCCCAACAGGGAAAACACGGAAGAGACTTAA
- a CDS encoding uncharacterized protein (EggNog:ENOG41~antiSMASH:Cluster_5.3): MTQPRFLADAFPYTKTINGQEIAFTDYGYAHDGPAIVTFSGWNSDHRGYSYVTSYLMEHHRVISICFRGHGPNRDNVEDFGFDDHAQDALALLDTLGVDQFIVLAASHGNWAAMNLAEIAGRERLLAILILDHLAVDASPQFYGALKALQGKDTWRQATVAFFKSWLGGTQNANIQYQCLTAIGGFGYETWARSGRTVEAAYRTWGSPLKRLEALSDPPLVHHVYSQPGSEEYATLHREFQQKHPEWFSYIHAKGDTHFPHIEQPELVFKETVALMEKAIKRALPAKN, encoded by the coding sequence aTGACTCAGCCACGGTTTTTGGCAGATGCATTCCCTTACACCAAAACTATCAATGGCCAAGAGATTGCGTTCACAGATTATGGCTATGCCCATGACGGGCCTGCTATTGTGACTTTCTCTGGGTGGAATTCCGACCATCGAGGTTATTCTTATGTCACGTCATATCTCATGGAGCATCATCGTGTTATTAGCATCTGCTTCAGGGGCCATGGACCTAACCGTGATAACGTCGAAGATTTTGGGTTCGATGACCATGCCCAGGATGCCCTAGCTCTGCTGGATACGCTAGGCGTCGATCAGTTTATTGTTCTTGCAGCGTCACACGGAAACTGGGCAGCAATGAACTTGGCTGAAATTGCGGGTCGTGAGCGCTTGCTAGCAATCTTGATCCTGGACCATCTAGCGGTTGATGCTTCTCCTCAGTTCTACGGAGCGCTGAAAGCTCTACAAGGGAAAGATACTTGGCGCCAGGCGACCGTAGCGTTCTTCAAAAGCTGGCTTGGCGGTACCCAAAACGCAAATATTCAGTACCAATGCCTTACCGCTATTGGAGGCTTTGGCTATGAGACCTGGGCCCGATCTGGCAGAACGGTTGAAGCAGCATACAGAACTTGGGGCTCCCCATTGAAGAGGCTTGAAGCACTGAGCGATCCTCCTTTGGTCCACCATGTTTACAGCCAGCCTGGTAGCGAAGAGTATGCAACCCTTCATCGAGAGTTTCAGCAAAAGCATCCAGAATGGTTCTCATATATTCATGCCAAGGGCGATACGCATTTCCCCCACATTGAGCAGCCGGAATTGGTCTTCAAGGAGACAGTGGCGCTTATggaaaaagctataaaacgAGCACTGCCAGCCAAAAATTGA